A window of the Cicer arietinum cultivar CDC Frontier isolate Library 1 chromosome 6, Cicar.CDCFrontier_v2.0, whole genome shotgun sequence genome harbors these coding sequences:
- the LOC101499720 gene encoding pentatricopeptide repeat-containing protein At1g15510, chloroplastic: MSSLSKSSKLHPPQNHHQPIFPTNFNNSKFKAFTFKHNFNTLYSPLKNSKHCCVFSNSITTTITSSISNHQPNTNLCQLCLIGNLGSAMSYLETMHELQISVQEDSYVALVRLCEWKRARKEGSKVYFYVKKSTMMTHLSLELGNALLSMFVRFGNLVDAWYVFGKMLERNLFSWNVLVGGYAKGGFFDEALGLYERMLWVGVRPDVYTFPCVLRTCGGVPDLVKGREIHVHVLRFGFESDVDVVNALITMYVKCGDIGNARLVFDKMPSRDRISWNAMIAGYFENGDCFEGMRLFCRMIEHPVEPDLMTMTSVITACELIGDDRLGRQIHGYVTRTEFAKEPSVYTSLIQMYSSVGLVEEAEKVFSQTECRDVVSWTAMISGYENNLMHRKAVETYKMMELEGIVPDEITIAVVLSACSCLCDLDMGMKLHEAAKKTGLVSYAIVANTLIDMYAKCKYIDKALEVFYSIRDKNIISWTSIILGLRINNRCFEALFFFREMTRRQKPNSVTLVCVLSACARIGALTCGKEIHAHALRIGVSYDGFVPNAILDMYVRCGRMEYAWKQFFSTDQNVSTWNILLTGYAERGKGTLAIELFRRMVESNVVPDEVTFISILCACSRSGMVTEGLEYFDSMKYKYSITPNLKHYACVVDLLGRAGKLDDAYEFIQKMPMKPDPAVWGALLNACRIHRRVELGELAAKNIFRDDTTSVGYYILLSNLYADNDIWDQVAEVRKMMRQNGIIVDPGCSWVEIKGRVHAFLSGDNFHPQIKEINALLERFYEKMKENGIQGSKNSHHMDTMETSKADIFCGHSERFSIAFGLINSAPGMPILVNKNLYMCKSCHNTVKFISKEVRREISVRDAERFHRFKGGLCSCMDEGY; encoded by the coding sequence ATGTCGTCGTTATCTAAATCCTCAAAACTCCATCCTCCTCAAAATCACCACCAACCCATTTTTCCAACCAATTTCAACAACTCAAAGTTCAAAGCTTTCACTTTCAAACATAACTTCAACACCCTTTATTCACCTCTCAAAAATTCTAAACATTGTTGTGTTTTTTCAAATTCTATCACCACCACAATCACTTCCTCAATTAGTAACCACCAACCAAACACTAATCTTTGTCAATTATGCCTTATTGGGAACTTAGGAAGTGCTATGAGTTACTTGGAAACCATGCATGAGCTTCAAATTTCAGTTCAAGAAGATTCTTATGTTGCTTTGGTGCGTTTATGTGAGTGGAAGAGAGCTAGGAAAGAAGGTTCTAAGGTTTATTTCTATGTTAAGAAATCAACTATGATGACTCATTTGAGTCTTGAGCTTGGAAATGCACTTTTGAGTATGTTTGTTAGGTTTGGTAATTTGGTTGATGCATGGTATGTGTTTGGTAAAATGCTTGAGAGGAATTTGTTTTCTTGGAATGTTTTGGTTGGTGGTTATGCTAAAGGTGGATTCTTTGATGAAGCATTGGGTCTTTATGAGAGGATGTTGTGGGTTGGTGTTAGGCCTGATGTTTATACTTTTCCTTGTGTTTTGAGGACTTGTGGTGGTGTTCCTGATTTGGTTAAAGGGAGAGAGATTCATGTTCATGTTTTGAGATTTGGGTTTGAATCAGATGTTGATGTTGTTAATGCATTGATAACTATGTATGTGAAATGTGGTGATATTGGTAATGCTAGGTTGGTGTTTGATAAAATGCCCAGTAGAGATAGGATTTCATGGAACGCGATGATTGCCGGGTATTTTGAGAATGGAGATTGTTTCGAGGGCATGAGATTGTTTTGCAGAATGATTGAACATCCGGTTGAGCCGGATTTGATGACCATGACTAGTGTGATTACTGCTTGTGAGCTTATAGGTGATGACAGATTGGGGCGGCAGATTCATGGTTATGTTACGAGAACCGAGTTTGCGAAAGAGCCTTCGGTGTATACTTCGTTGATTCAGATGTACTCGTCTGTTGGACTTGTTGAGGAAGCTGAAAAAGTTTTTTCACAAACAGAATGTAGAGATGTGGTGTCGTGGACTGCAATGATATCGGGTTACGAGAACAATTTGATGCATAGGAAGGCTGTTGAGACTTACAAAATGATGGAATTGGAAGGTATTGTGCCGGATGAAATCACGATCGCGGTTGTACTTTCTGCTTGTTCTTGTTTATGCGATTTAGATATGGGGATGAAACTTCATGAGGCGGCGAAGAAGACAGGGCTTGTTTCATATGCTATAGTTGCAAACACACTCATCGACATGTATGCTAAGTGTAAATACATTGACAAGGCTTTAGAAGTTTTCTACTCCATTCGCGACAAGAATATCATATCATGGACATCAATCATCCTTGGCCTTAGGATCAATAACCGATGTTTCGAGGCTTTGTTTTTCTTTCGGGAGATGACGCGCAGACAAAAGCCGAACTCGGTTACTTTAGTTTGTGTATTATCTGCATGTGCTAGAATAGGAGCTTTGACATGTGGAAAAGAGATTCATGCTCATGCATTGAGAATTGGAGTGAGTTATGATGGTTTTGTACCTAATGCAATCTTGGACATGTATGTAAGGTGTGGAAGAATGGAATACGCATGGAAACAATTTTTCTCAACTGATCAAAATGTTTCCACATGGAACATTTTGCTAACAGGATATGCCGAACGCGGGAAAGGAACACTAGCTATCGAGCTTTTTCGGAGGATGGTAGAGTCAAATGTTGTTCCTGATGAAGTCACATTTATCTCCATACTATGTGCTTGCAGCCGATCTGGTATGGTGACGGAAGGCTTAGAATATTTCGACAGTATGAAATATAAGTACTCAATTACACCGAATCTGAAACATTACGCTTGTGTGGTTGATTTATTGGGCCGTGCGGGGAAGTTGGATGATGCTTATGAATTCATACAGAAAATGCCAATGAAACCAGACCCTGCAGTTTGGGGAGCCTTATTAAACGCGTGCAGGATCCACCGTCGTGTTGAACTCGGTGAACTCGCTGCTAAAAATATCTTTCGAGATGATACAACAAGTGTTGGATATTACATTCTTCTGTCGAATCTATACGCTGATAATGATATATGGGACCAAGTTGCAGAAGTAAGAAAAATGATGCGACAGAACGGCATAATAGTCGATCCCGGATGCAGCTGGGTGGAAATCAAGGGCAGAGTGCATGCTTTTCTCAGTGGTGATAATTTTCACCCTCAAATTAAGGAAATAAATGCACTTTTGGAGAGATTTTAtgagaaaatgaaggaaaatggtATTCAAGGGTCAAAAAATAGTCATCATATGGACACAATGGAAACTTCAAAAGCTGATATATTTTGTGGACACAGTGAAAGATTTTCCATTGCATTTGGACTTATTAATTCTGCACCTGGAATGCCTATTTTGGTAAATAAGAACCTATATATGTGCAAAAGTTGTCACAACACTGTCAAATTTATCTCGAAAGAGGTACGCCGAGAGATTTCCGTAAGAGACGCAGAGCGGTTTCACCGTTTCAAGGGAGGCTTATGCTCTTGCATGGATGAAGGTTATTAG
- the LOC101499099 gene encoding uncharacterized protein isoform X1, whose translation MKLPFFPLIFLWFLCDLLVIVLSNSNLPEEMYRFDRNSHVSYKYDRIDEVQKQCASFLSYSSELRFEYNGVVGMKGELSFVNGDWVQENGKFPIMPFDDGNGKFPSTFSEGRINPMKLVSFWVTDVDHAHRLKKSIPVNGFMAIGITSDGNFMDNVYDGNLDFRLWPGHSQISIPFQGVYSESKRNGGERVLCLLGNTMLPTRETVVGNPWDWMKNRGELPMSEDDQILLVLRYPLTFSLTNRMIVGELRSLNRDSNPKYFDVVRISSQLGSSAKYTFGSQNIVSKACDPYPYKDNMTSNVISVYKGTRFCEILEEITRDKPLSVVPNWRCNGTDDFCSKLGPFSSDDEQIKSTHGGFQDVKLYMQDVICEQEASKSKTGSIKVSAVFRAVSPSENRYNAAKRSGVNNMSLATEGIWKSFNGQLCMVGCLGLGDAKGSNCNTRICLYIPTTFSIKQHSIILGTLSPINNNSAFFPLSFEQLVLPSELWNYFMFTHPNYSYTKIVPAGTVLEKNEPFSFTTVIKKSLLTFPKLEEVTFQDSLSLLSEDLTFHVSGFPDPMPRVQSPRVDIQMEILSIGPMFGRYWYTQNASTEEQGTLYRANAAEYTEKQLLLNVSAQLSLGGKGYSNFSTLFLEGLYDPHVGKMYLIGCRDVRASWNVLYQSYDLEDGMDCLIEVVVSYPPTTTRWLVNPTAAISIESQRTDDDSLRFDSIKLQTFPIIYRKQREDVLSHRGVEGILRILTLTLAVSCILSQLFYIKHNVDSLPYVSLVVLGVQGLGYSIPLVTGAEALFKRMVSESYDVSSSGTLENSEWLHIIDYTVKLLLIVSLLLTLRLFQKAWKSRVRLQTRTGTSSELVRVPSDKRVLLCTFIIHLIGYILVLIIHSTKTKHLREKTYMIRNENIRSLPDWATELEEYAGLVQDFFLFPQIVGNLIWQINCKPLRKMYFIGITLVRLLPHVYDYVRAPVLNPYFSEDSEFINPSLDFYSKFGDIAIPVIAIVLAVLVYIQQRCGYDKLSQVLTFGQYKLLPSFRYERLSSKSFETELVSGVNGGGANEKEHVDVDTD comes from the coding sequence ATGAAGTTACCATTTTTTCCACTTATTTTCCTTTGGTTTCTTTGTGACTTGTTGGTAATTGTTTTATCTAATTCAAACTTACCTGAAGAAATGTATAGATTTGATAGAAATTCTCATGTCAGTTATAAGTATGATAGAATTGATGAAGTTCAGAAACAATGTGCATCTTTTTTATCATATTCATCTGAATTAAGGTTTGAATATAATGGTGTTGTTGGTATGAAAGGTGAACTTTCTTTTGTCAATGGAGATTGGGTTCAGGAAAATGGTAAATTTCCCATTATGCCCTTTGATGATGGAAATGGGAAGTTTCCGAGTACATTTTCGGAAGGACGGATTAATCCAATgaaattggtttctttttgGGTTACTGATGTTGATCATGCTCATCGGTTGAAGAAATCGATCCCTGTCAATGGTTTTATGGCGATTGGAATTACTAGTGATGGTAATTTTATGGACAATGTATATGAtgggaatcttgattttaggtTATGGCCCGGTCATTCGCAGATTTCGATTCCTTTTCAAGGGGTTTATAGTGAATCGAAGAGAAATGGTGGTGAAAGGGTGTTGTGTTTGTTAGGGAATACTATGCTTCCAACTCGAGAGACCGTTGTTGGTAATCCGTGGGATTGGATGAAGAATCGTGGTGAGTTACCTATGTCGGAAGATGATCAAATTCTGTTGGTTCTACGATATCCTTTGACATTCAGTTTAACGAATAGGATGATCGTAGGTGAGTTGAGAAGTTTGAACCGTGATTCAAATCCTAAATACTTTGATGTTGTTCGCATTTCATCGCAGTTGGGTAGCTCGGCTAAATACACATTTGGCTCACAAAATATTGTATCCAAAGCATGTGATCCATATCCATATAAAGATAACATGACAAGTAATGTCATTAGTGTCTACAAAGGGACAAGGTTTTGCGAAATCCTCGAAGAAATTACTAGAGATAAACCTTTATCTGTTGTGCCGAACTGGAGATGCAACGGCACCGATGATTTCTGCAGTAAGTTAGGTCCATTTTCGTCGGATGATGAGCAAATCAAATCGACGCACGGAGGATTTCAAGATGTTAAACTTTATATGCAGGATGTTATCTGTGAGCAGGAAGCTAGTAAAAGTAAGACTGGTTCCATTAAGGTATCTGCAGTTTTTCGAGCGGTTTCTCCATCAGAGAATCGATATAATGCAGCGAAGAGATCCGGTGTCAACAACATGTCGCTTGCAACCGAAGGGATCTGGAAAAGTTTTAATGGACAGCTTTGCATGGTTGGTTGCCTTGGACTTGGGGACGCCAAAGGGAGTAACTGTAATACTCGGATTTGTTTGTATATACCGACCACTTTCTCGATAAAGCAACATAGTATTATTTTGGGAACTTTGTCTCCAATTAATAACAATAGTGCTTTTTTTCCTCTATCATTTGAGCAACTTGTGCTACCTTCAGAACTATGGAATTATTTCATGTTCACTCATCCAAATTACAGTTACACCAAAATTGTTCCGGCCGGCACGGTCCTTGAGAAAAACGAGCCGTTCAGTTTCACGACTGTCATTAAGAAATCCTTGCTAACATTCCCCAAACTTGAAGAGGTGACATTCCAAGATAGTCTGTCCCTTCTTTCAGAAGATCTCACTTTTCATGTCTCGGGTTTTCCGGATCCTATGCCTCGTGTGCAGTCCCCGAGAGTCGATATTCAGATGGAGATACTGTCCATCGGTCCCATGTTTGGGCGTTATTGGTACACACAAAATGCTTCAACAGAGGAACAAGGAACACTGTATCGTGCAAATGCCGCCGAATACACCGAAAAACAGCTTCTTTTAAATGTATCTGCACAGCTGAGTCTTGGAGGAAAAGGTTATAGTAATTTTTCCACGCTTTTTCTTGAAGGTCTTTATGATCCGCACGTCGGAAAGATGTATCTTATTGGTTGCAGAGACGTGCGAGCATCGTGGAACGTCTTATATCAGAGCTACGATCTTGAGGATGGAATGGACTGTTTAATCGAGGTGGTCGTGTCTTATCCTCCAACTACAACTCGGTGGCTAGTCAATCCAACTGCCGCAATTTCTATAGAAAGTCAGAGGACTGACGATGATTCTCTTCGGTTCGATTCAATAAAGCTCCAAACTTTTCCAATTATATACAGGAAGCAGCGTGAAGACGTCCTCTCACACAGAGGCGTCGAAGGGATTCTCCGGATCTTAACGCTTACATTGGCAGTTTCTTGCATCTTAAGCCAACTGTTTTACATAAAGCACAATGTGGATTCTCTTCCATATGTATCTCTTGTTGTGCTTGGTGTTCAAGGACTTGGTTATAGCATTCCTTTAGTCACAGGTGCAGAAGCTCTTTTCAAGAGAATGGTTTCGGAATCTTATGATGTGTCATCATCCGGTACATTGGAGAACAGTGAATGGCTCCATATCATCGATTACACCGTGAAACTTTTATTGATCGTATCGTTGCTACTAACCCTGCGCCTTTTTCAGAAAGCGTGGAAGTCCCGAGTCAGATTGCAAACGCGAACCGGTACCTCTTCCGAGCTGGTTCGTGTCCCTAGTGATAAAAGGGTACTTCTTTGTACCTTCATTATACATCTCATTGGTTACATACTTGTTCTAATAATTCACAGCACAAAAACCAAACATCTTAGAGAGAAGACATATATGATTCGTAATGAAAATATTCGTTCGTTGCCCGATTGGGCGACAGaattggaagaatatgcaggtcTTGTCCAAGACTTTTTCTTGTTCCCACAAATCGTCGGAAACTTAATCTGGCAAATAAATTGCAAACCACTCAGGAAAATGTATTTCATTGGAATCACTCTAGTCAGACTCCTTCCTCATGTATACGATTACGTTCGAGCTCCGGTTCTGAATCCTTACTTTTCTGAGGACTCGGAGTTTATCAATCCGAGTTTggatttttactcaaaatttgGGGACATTGCAATACCTGTGATTGCAATTGTTCTTGCAGTTTTGGTCTATATTCAACAAAGATGTGGCTATGATAAGCTGAGTCAGGTTCTGACATTTGGGCAGTATAAGCTTCTTCCAAGTTTCAGATATGAGAGATTGTCTTCTAAGTCATTTGAAACTGAACTAGTTTCAGGTGTCAATGGTGGTGGTGCAAATGAGAAAGAACATGTTGATGTTGACACTGATTAG
- the LOC101499415 gene encoding molybdate transporter 2 — protein MSHIISNNEQPPPPPPETPLLHQPRWRLPSTLKLKTSLCSELSGSVGDLGTYIPIVLALSLVNNLDLTTTLIFTSLYNILTGLLFGLPMPVQPMKSIAAVAISESPPLTIAQISAAGLSVSAVLLFLGTTGLMSFLYRYLPLPVVRGVQLSQGLQFAFSAIKYIRYQQDLASASSKTGPPRPWFGLDGLIVALVAVLFLVLTTGAGEDTRSEQQPPTQRNQGIVVQQDQVDVHHGEYINQNNKISRRLKILSTIPSALIVFIFGLLLCFFRDSSIFSDMKFGPSKISIVKITWDDFKVGFVRAAIPQIPLSILNSVIAVCKLSGDLFPEREASAMQVSVSVGVMNFVGCWFGAMPCCHGAGGLAGQYRFGGRSGASVVFLGVGKLVIALVFGNSFGRILSQFPIGILGVLLLFAGIELAMASKDMNSKQESFVMFICAAVSLTGSSAALGFFVGIVLYLLLKLRELDCGGGNCGFGFGFLSNSNKTKSSKDEEAPLIS, from the coding sequence ATGTCACACATCATCTCCAACAACGAacaaccaccaccaccaccaccggAGACACCTCTCCTCCATCAACCACGGTGGCGCCTCCCTTCAACTCTCAAACTAAAAACCTCCCTCTGTTCTGAACTATCCGGCTCCGTCGGCGATTTAGGAACCTACATACCAATCGTCTTAGCTTTATCATTAGTCAACAACCTTGACTTAACAACCACACTCATTTTCACTTCTCTTTACAACATCTTAACGGGCCTTTTATTTGGGCTTCCTATGCCAGTCCAGCCCATGAAATCCATCGCCGCTGTCGCCATCTCCGAATCACCTCCCCTCACTATTGCTCAAATCTCCGCTGCCGGTTTATCGGTCTCCGCCGTCCTCCTCTTCCTCGGAACCACCGGTCTCATGTCATTTCTCTACCGTTACCTCCCTCTCCCCGTCGTTCGCGGCGTTCAACTCTCACAGGGGCTTCAATTCGCGTtttcagcaattaaatatattcgCTACCAACAAGATTTAGCTTCGGCTTCATCGAAAACCGGTCCTCCCCGTCCTTGGTTTGGCCTCGACGGTTTAATTGTCGCTCTGGTTGCTGTTCTTTTTCTTGTCCTCACCACTGGTGCTGGTGAGGACACTAGGTCAGAACAGCAACCACCAACACAACGAAACCAAGGCATTGTTGTTCAACAAGATCAAGTAGATGTCCACCATGGAgaatatattaatcaaaataataaaattagtcgAAGGTTGAAAATACTTTCGACTATACCTTCGGCTTTAATAGTGTTTATTTTcgggttattgttgtgtttttttCGCGATTCTTCGATTTTTAGCGATATGAAATTCGGTCCGTCGAAGATTTCTATTGTTAAGATTACATGGGATGATTTTAAAGTTGGATTTGTTAGAGCGGCGATACCGCAAATTCCGTTATCGATTTTGAATTCTGTTATAGCGGTTTGTAAACTGTCGGGAGATTTATTTCCGGAAAGAGAAGCTTCGGCTATGCAGGTTTCAGTTAGTGTTGGAGTGATGAATTTTGTTGGGTGTTGGTTCGGAGCCATGCCATGTTGCCATGGAGCTGGTGGATTGGCTGGACAATATAGGTTCGGAGGTAGGAGTGGAGCTTCGGTTGTGTTTCTTGGAGTTGGTAAATTGGTTATTGCTTTGGTTTTTGGGAACTCTTTTGGGAGAATTTTGAGTCAATTTCCAATTGGGATACTTGGTGTGTTACTTTTGTTTGCTGGGATTGAATTGGCTATGGCTTCTAAAGATATGAATAGTAAACAAGAGTcttttgttatgtttatttgTGCTGCTGTTTCTTTGACTGGTTCTAGTGCTGCTTTAGGGTTTTTTGTTGGGATTGTTCTTtacttgttgttgaaattgaGAGAGCTTGATTGTGGTGGTGGTAATTGTGGATTTGGATTTGGGTTTTTGTCTAATTCAAACAAGACCAAATCATCTAAGGATGAAGAAGCTCCCCTAATTTCCtag
- the LOC101499099 gene encoding uncharacterized protein isoform X2 has translation MPFDDGNGKFPSTFSEGRINPMKLVSFWVTDVDHAHRLKKSIPVNGFMAIGITSDGNFMDNVYDGNLDFRLWPGHSQISIPFQGVYSESKRNGGERVLCLLGNTMLPTRETVVGNPWDWMKNRGELPMSEDDQILLVLRYPLTFSLTNRMIVGELRSLNRDSNPKYFDVVRISSQLGSSAKYTFGSQNIVSKACDPYPYKDNMTSNVISVYKGTRFCEILEEITRDKPLSVVPNWRCNGTDDFCSKLGPFSSDDEQIKSTHGGFQDVKLYMQDVICEQEASKSKTGSIKVSAVFRAVSPSENRYNAAKRSGVNNMSLATEGIWKSFNGQLCMVGCLGLGDAKGSNCNTRICLYIPTTFSIKQHSIILGTLSPINNNSAFFPLSFEQLVLPSELWNYFMFTHPNYSYTKIVPAGTVLEKNEPFSFTTVIKKSLLTFPKLEEVTFQDSLSLLSEDLTFHVSGFPDPMPRVQSPRVDIQMEILSIGPMFGRYWYTQNASTEEQGTLYRANAAEYTEKQLLLNVSAQLSLGGKGYSNFSTLFLEGLYDPHVGKMYLIGCRDVRASWNVLYQSYDLEDGMDCLIEVVVSYPPTTTRWLVNPTAAISIESQRTDDDSLRFDSIKLQTFPIIYRKQREDVLSHRGVEGILRILTLTLAVSCILSQLFYIKHNVDSLPYVSLVVLGVQGLGYSIPLVTGAEALFKRMVSESYDVSSSGTLENSEWLHIIDYTVKLLLIVSLLLTLRLFQKAWKSRVRLQTRTGTSSELVRVPSDKRVLLCTFIIHLIGYILVLIIHSTKTKHLREKTYMIRNENIRSLPDWATELEEYAGLVQDFFLFPQIVGNLIWQINCKPLRKMYFIGITLVRLLPHVYDYVRAPVLNPYFSEDSEFINPSLDFYSKFGDIAIPVIAIVLAVLVYIQQRCGYDKLSQVLTFGQYKLLPSFRYERLSSKSFETELVSGVNGGGANEKEHVDVDTD, from the coding sequence ATGCCCTTTGATGATGGAAATGGGAAGTTTCCGAGTACATTTTCGGAAGGACGGATTAATCCAATgaaattggtttctttttgGGTTACTGATGTTGATCATGCTCATCGGTTGAAGAAATCGATCCCTGTCAATGGTTTTATGGCGATTGGAATTACTAGTGATGGTAATTTTATGGACAATGTATATGAtgggaatcttgattttaggtTATGGCCCGGTCATTCGCAGATTTCGATTCCTTTTCAAGGGGTTTATAGTGAATCGAAGAGAAATGGTGGTGAAAGGGTGTTGTGTTTGTTAGGGAATACTATGCTTCCAACTCGAGAGACCGTTGTTGGTAATCCGTGGGATTGGATGAAGAATCGTGGTGAGTTACCTATGTCGGAAGATGATCAAATTCTGTTGGTTCTACGATATCCTTTGACATTCAGTTTAACGAATAGGATGATCGTAGGTGAGTTGAGAAGTTTGAACCGTGATTCAAATCCTAAATACTTTGATGTTGTTCGCATTTCATCGCAGTTGGGTAGCTCGGCTAAATACACATTTGGCTCACAAAATATTGTATCCAAAGCATGTGATCCATATCCATATAAAGATAACATGACAAGTAATGTCATTAGTGTCTACAAAGGGACAAGGTTTTGCGAAATCCTCGAAGAAATTACTAGAGATAAACCTTTATCTGTTGTGCCGAACTGGAGATGCAACGGCACCGATGATTTCTGCAGTAAGTTAGGTCCATTTTCGTCGGATGATGAGCAAATCAAATCGACGCACGGAGGATTTCAAGATGTTAAACTTTATATGCAGGATGTTATCTGTGAGCAGGAAGCTAGTAAAAGTAAGACTGGTTCCATTAAGGTATCTGCAGTTTTTCGAGCGGTTTCTCCATCAGAGAATCGATATAATGCAGCGAAGAGATCCGGTGTCAACAACATGTCGCTTGCAACCGAAGGGATCTGGAAAAGTTTTAATGGACAGCTTTGCATGGTTGGTTGCCTTGGACTTGGGGACGCCAAAGGGAGTAACTGTAATACTCGGATTTGTTTGTATATACCGACCACTTTCTCGATAAAGCAACATAGTATTATTTTGGGAACTTTGTCTCCAATTAATAACAATAGTGCTTTTTTTCCTCTATCATTTGAGCAACTTGTGCTACCTTCAGAACTATGGAATTATTTCATGTTCACTCATCCAAATTACAGTTACACCAAAATTGTTCCGGCCGGCACGGTCCTTGAGAAAAACGAGCCGTTCAGTTTCACGACTGTCATTAAGAAATCCTTGCTAACATTCCCCAAACTTGAAGAGGTGACATTCCAAGATAGTCTGTCCCTTCTTTCAGAAGATCTCACTTTTCATGTCTCGGGTTTTCCGGATCCTATGCCTCGTGTGCAGTCCCCGAGAGTCGATATTCAGATGGAGATACTGTCCATCGGTCCCATGTTTGGGCGTTATTGGTACACACAAAATGCTTCAACAGAGGAACAAGGAACACTGTATCGTGCAAATGCCGCCGAATACACCGAAAAACAGCTTCTTTTAAATGTATCTGCACAGCTGAGTCTTGGAGGAAAAGGTTATAGTAATTTTTCCACGCTTTTTCTTGAAGGTCTTTATGATCCGCACGTCGGAAAGATGTATCTTATTGGTTGCAGAGACGTGCGAGCATCGTGGAACGTCTTATATCAGAGCTACGATCTTGAGGATGGAATGGACTGTTTAATCGAGGTGGTCGTGTCTTATCCTCCAACTACAACTCGGTGGCTAGTCAATCCAACTGCCGCAATTTCTATAGAAAGTCAGAGGACTGACGATGATTCTCTTCGGTTCGATTCAATAAAGCTCCAAACTTTTCCAATTATATACAGGAAGCAGCGTGAAGACGTCCTCTCACACAGAGGCGTCGAAGGGATTCTCCGGATCTTAACGCTTACATTGGCAGTTTCTTGCATCTTAAGCCAACTGTTTTACATAAAGCACAATGTGGATTCTCTTCCATATGTATCTCTTGTTGTGCTTGGTGTTCAAGGACTTGGTTATAGCATTCCTTTAGTCACAGGTGCAGAAGCTCTTTTCAAGAGAATGGTTTCGGAATCTTATGATGTGTCATCATCCGGTACATTGGAGAACAGTGAATGGCTCCATATCATCGATTACACCGTGAAACTTTTATTGATCGTATCGTTGCTACTAACCCTGCGCCTTTTTCAGAAAGCGTGGAAGTCCCGAGTCAGATTGCAAACGCGAACCGGTACCTCTTCCGAGCTGGTTCGTGTCCCTAGTGATAAAAGGGTACTTCTTTGTACCTTCATTATACATCTCATTGGTTACATACTTGTTCTAATAATTCACAGCACAAAAACCAAACATCTTAGAGAGAAGACATATATGATTCGTAATGAAAATATTCGTTCGTTGCCCGATTGGGCGACAGaattggaagaatatgcaggtcTTGTCCAAGACTTTTTCTTGTTCCCACAAATCGTCGGAAACTTAATCTGGCAAATAAATTGCAAACCACTCAGGAAAATGTATTTCATTGGAATCACTCTAGTCAGACTCCTTCCTCATGTATACGATTACGTTCGAGCTCCGGTTCTGAATCCTTACTTTTCTGAGGACTCGGAGTTTATCAATCCGAGTTTggatttttactcaaaatttgGGGACATTGCAATACCTGTGATTGCAATTGTTCTTGCAGTTTTGGTCTATATTCAACAAAGATGTGGCTATGATAAGCTGAGTCAGGTTCTGACATTTGGGCAGTATAAGCTTCTTCCAAGTTTCAGATATGAGAGATTGTCTTCTAAGTCATTTGAAACTGAACTAGTTTCAGGTGTCAATGGTGGTGGTGCAAATGAGAAAGAACATGTTGATGTTGACACTGATTAG